The genomic DNA GTCTCCGCAAGCGCTCCGCGATGCGCAAGGCCCGAGAACTGGAAAACATTCGAACGGTCAAATAGAGGTAGCTCGCGGCAAAGCAGATCGCCAGCGCTTGAGCCAGCCACATGGCGTATCCACTATTCCAATATCCGTGAATGACGAGCTGACGCATGCCAAGAATTCCGGCGACAAACAGAATAGCTAGAGCGAAGTAGGAAATCACGGTGCGGATCACTTTCCGGCGCTCGAGATCCGTGCGCGATTGATCGAGCCCCGCTCGCAAAGCGAATCCGCTGCTAATGACTCCGGAAATCGAGGCGAGAAAAGTGGCCACTCCAGTCCATTTCAACGCGGAGCCGATCTGAGCCGCCACCGCGCCGGTGCCGACAGCTTTGGCGGGAGGGGCCATCATGGCAGGCAGGGCCGCCAGTACTCCTGCAGTGAATACACGGCCGGGCGTGCTGCGGGCCAGCGCGTCTTCCACGAAGGTCATCATGCGTTCCTGCAAGAGCTTTCGTCCGCGGGATAGCCGTTGTTTCACCGCATCCTCGGAGAGATCGAGCTCGTAGGCGACGTGCTCCACCGAACGGTGCTCTCGGTAGTACAGAATCAATGCTTCGCGATAGGTTTCCGGCACCTTTTCCAAGGATTGCCACAACAGGGCCTGTTCTTCTTCTTTCATGGTGTACTCCTCAGCTCCTTGGGAATCCGACTCCAACTCGCTCGCATGCTCCAACTCCTCGGCTCTGGCCAACGGCTGACGGGCTTCCTTGCGGCGGTGATGGCTGAGCTTGAAACGAAGGATTCCGCACAACCACGACTTGAGCTTTTCCGGCTCCTTGAGCCCGGCGAGCTTCTTCCATGCTTCGATGAAGGTTTCCTGGGCCAAGTCTTCGCTTCGGGCCAAATCTCCCAGCGACGAATATGCCACCGAGCAAAGCAATCGCTGGTACCGGGTAACAATTTTCCCGAAGGCCTGACGATCGCCTTGGAGGGACGCTGTCACAAGAGTGGCGTCGCCGATGTCCTCAAACGAGGGGCTGTTGGTATTTAGATTCATGAGCTGTTACTTACCAGTGCCCGAATCGCAGACCGAGGTGACAGACTTTTTGAAGAAAAACAAAAACGGTCCCCCTGCCATGCCCGCTCACACATGCTGATCGATCAATACCGGGTTCCCATCAGGATCGACCACGATCAAGTGAGCCGGGCCACTGGTCGTCTCATCCGCTTCCGCCACCAGCGGCAGCCCCGCCTCCTTCAGCCTTCGCTGGATGCTCCGCACGTCTTCGAATGTCTCCAACTCGTCACCCGCGCTCGTCCAACCTGGATTGAAGGTCAGGCTGTTTTTCTCGAACATATCCTGAAACAGTCCGATGGTCGTCCCCTCGTTCCTCATGATGAGCCAGTTCTGCTCCTGTTTCCCGCCCACCTCTTTAAACCCCAAAGCTTCGTAAAAGCGACGCGAAGCCGCGATATCCTTAACTGAAAGACTAACCGAAAACGCGCCGAGTTTCATAGAGCAGTACCATGGGTTGGAGGTTCGGCGACAGCCTAGTCCATCCGCCATGCTAAGGGCAAGGCTAGGCGAATCGTCGTTTTTCCAAAAAAAAACCAAAAAAGTCTGTCACCTTTTTCTCCCCCACGGGCACATACTCTGTGAACGCCGATGCGAGACCGCTTCGGCCAAGCCAACTCCAAAAAGACTAACAAAAATGAAAACGATCGCCCGCTCCCTCCTGAACGCCGCCAAGGCCCTGCTCGCAATCGCTGCCCTCAGCTCCTCTATCATAGCGGCCGAAACGCCCAGCTTGATCGACGACTTCAGCGACTCGGATAAAAACAGCTTCGGCTTCCCGCGCATGTATATGAACGATACCACCACCGGCGGATCCACCTCCACCGCGCAAAAGGTGGAGGACGGCGTCCTGCTCGCCAGCGGCGAGATCGCTCCCCCTCGCGGTCAACCCGGCTGGGCCAGTATGGTCCTGCTGCTCTCCGCCGACGGCACGCCAGTCGATCTCTCCGCCTACCAAGGCGTTCGACTAAAGGTAAAGCAAAGCCAAGGAATGCTCTCCCTTTCAGTGAACAGCTCGGAAGTGAAAAACTACGACTACCACGCCGCCCTAGTGCCCTACCAAAAAGGCGACCAACTCCAGGAAATCACCATCCCCTTCAGTTCCCTCAAGCGCGCTTGGTCCGAACAAACCAAACTCAACCCGCAAACGATCCAGAGCATAAGCCTTGTCTCCGTCGGCATGCAAAAAGGCCCCTTCGCCTACGAAATCGACGAAATCAGCTTCTACTAGCGGTAGGGTCCGGCCGCCGCGCCGGACCTATTGCACCCGCCCATAGATTGTGGCCGCGATCGTTGATCGCGGTCCCATCCAGCCACACCATCGCCTCCAATCCTCCTCGCATTCAACTCACTTCGCCATGACCGCCCTTCCCTCCAACTCTCGTATCGATTATCTGGATGCAGTTCGCGCCTTCGCTCTACTTCTCGGCATCGTCTTCCACGCCAGCCTCTCCTTCATGCCGAGCTTCATCGGCTGGGCGGTCATGGATATAAACACCAGCTCGCTGGTGCCGATCTTTCTCCTGATCAGCCACTCCTTTCGCATGGAGCTGTTTTTTCTCATCGCCGGTTTCTTCAGCCACATGACATTCTACAAGAAAGGAACCAGCGCCTTCCTAAAGTCTCGTGCCACCCGCATCGTTCTACCCTTTGTAGTGGCCTGGTTCATACTACGCCCACTGCTGGTGTCTGGATGGGTCATGGGAACGGAAAGCATGCGCGGCGAGGTCGATATCTGGAACGGCCTTAGCCAGGGGTTTCAAACCTTGAAAGCGCTTCCCGCAGGCATCTTCACTGGCAGCCACCTCTGGTTTCTCTACTACCTCGTCCTTGTCACCGTGACCACGCTCGTCGTCAAGAAACTGCTCGCCCTTGCTCCGTCCGCTCAGAATTGGCTAGGCGCCACCGTAGACCGCATCATCCAGTGGGTGGCCAACACCTCCAGCTCCGCAGCCATCCTCGCCATTCCAACCGCCTTCTGTCTCTGGCGAATGAGTCAGTGGGGAATGGATACACCGGACAAAAGCCTCATTCCCCATCTGCCAACCTTCCTCGTCTACCTCGGCTGTTTCAGCTTCGGGTGGCTCCTTCATCGCCAGCCGGAATTACTCACGAATCTATCGCAGCTCACTCCAACCCGCATTATAAACCTCTTCGCCAGCATCGGATTCACCATCTATCTCTCTGGCTTTCAAGCGAATCCAAGTTTCGAATACATCGCCGAAGCGCGAGCCGCCTTTTGCTTCAGCTATGGTGTCATGATGTGGTCGCTGGTATTTGTCAGCATCGGACTGTTCCGCGTCGTGATTCGCAAACAAAACGCCATCGTACGCTACGTGGCCGACGCCTCGTATTGGCTCTACCTGATACACCTGCCCATCGTGGTCTGGCTGCAGATCGCCTTCGCTGAGCTCCAGCTGAACTGGTTCATGAAACTCGCCGCAATCAGCGGTATCACTATCGCCTTCAGCCTGCTCACCTACGACCTGTTCGTGCGCTCGACCTTCATCGGCAAAACCCTGAATGGCGCCCGCAAGCGAAGAGCGATTTTCGCAAGAGGCGGCTCCGAAACCTCCTCTTCCAAAAAAACACAGGAGTTGCACACAGCGTAGCGAAAGCAATGCAGGTTCTGGGCATCGAAAAACGACTCCGAAATCGCCCCATTTGGCTCTCCTCCTGACTTGTGCTCAAATCCAAAACCGGCTACCGATCGTATTTCTATTGAGCGCAAAATGATGCACAGGTCACGATCCACCCCTTGGGCGATTACCCTAATCGCCTTCCTTTTTCTGATTAGTCCGCTACTGGCGAAAACCGAACTCCCTGCGGGTGGCGTGGCCCTTTTGCCTGGAAATATCACCGTGACAGGCGGATTCTGGCCGGGCGAAAACGGCGGCTCGCCCGTCGCCTCCGCCAGCGTCGTTTCCGTCGACCACCCAGACTTCACCCAAGCCCGACGCGTGACGGTCTCCAACCCGGCCGGCCAATTCTGGAATGGAGCCTTGCAGTTCACCGTCAACCAGGCGGTCGCCGAGGGCGACGTCATGATGGTGCGCCTCTTCTTCCGCTCCATCGAGTCCAACGACGAGTCCGGCGTCGGCTTCGCCACCGTCTTCCCCCAAGGCCCCGCCCCGGACTTCAACAAATACCTGCAGCGCGAAATCACCGCCACCGATCAGTGGACCGAGTATCTCCTGCCCTTCGTAATGACCGAAAGCCTCCCTTCCGGACAACTCTCCTTGCAGATCGGGGCCGGAGCGGGATCTAAAACCCAAATCTGGGAAGTGGCCGGTATCGAGTTCATAAACTACCAGCAAACCCTCGCTCTGGACGACCTGCCCATCACCCGCCCGTCCTACGCGGGACGCGAGCTTGACGCATCCTGGCGGGACGCAGCCGCCGCACGTATCGAACAACACCGCAAGGGCGACTTTCAGCTGAAGGTCCTCGATGCCAATGGAGACCCCATCCCTAACGCCGACATCTCCATAGAATTTCTCCGGCACTCCTACCACTTTGGCTCCGTCATCGTATCCAGCATCATCATGGGTACCGGCAGCGACAATGACACCTACCGAGAAAAATTTCTCGATCTCTTCAACCAAAGCGGCCCGGAAAACGACTTCAAATGGGGCCCCTGGG from Pelagicoccus sp. SDUM812003 includes the following:
- a CDS encoding acyltransferase family protein encodes the protein MTALPSNSRIDYLDAVRAFALLLGIVFHASLSFMPSFIGWAVMDINTSSLVPIFLLISHSFRMELFFLIAGFFSHMTFYKKGTSAFLKSRATRIVLPFVVAWFILRPLLVSGWVMGTESMRGEVDIWNGLSQGFQTLKALPAGIFTGSHLWFLYYLVLVTVTTLVVKKLLALAPSAQNWLGATVDRIIQWVANTSSSAAILAIPTAFCLWRMSQWGMDTPDKSLIPHLPTFLVYLGCFSFGWLLHRQPELLTNLSQLTPTRIINLFASIGFTIYLSGFQANPSFEYIAEARAAFCFSYGVMMWSLVFVSIGLFRVVIRKQNAIVRYVADASYWLYLIHLPIVVWLQIAFAELQLNWFMKLAAISGITIAFSLLTYDLFVRSTFIGKTLNGARKRRAIFARGGSETSSSKKTQELHTA
- a CDS encoding sigma-70 family RNA polymerase sigma factor; protein product: MNLNTNSPSFEDIGDATLVTASLQGDRQAFGKIVTRYQRLLCSVAYSSLGDLARSEDLAQETFIEAWKKLAGLKEPEKLKSWLCGILRFKLSHHRRKEARQPLARAEELEHASELESDSQGAEEYTMKEEEQALLWQSLEKVPETYREALILYYREHRSVEHVAYELDLSEDAVKQRLSRGRKLLQERMMTFVEDALARSTPGRVFTAGVLAALPAMMAPPAKAVGTGAVAAQIGSALKWTGVATFLASISGVISSGFALRAGLDQSRTDLERRKVIRTVISYFALAILFVAGILGMRQLVIHGYWNSGYAMWLAQALAICFAASYLYLTVRMFSSSRALRIAERLRRPDLFQSEIDQIGSKKREYRSRATLFGVPLLHVQFTNSEGNEGPAIGWIAAGEKAYGLLFAWGGYAVGTISVGIVSVGLISLGAVGFGVIGVGTVGVGLLALGASAIGYKAYASLSALGWESAFSNGFSAAKEGAIGPIAMAKQVNNEQAGQIVNLASIEQSHVFVMLAMSALVIVPVVLYAKAVRKRMGKGKRES
- a CDS encoding CIA30 family protein, with protein sequence MKTIARSLLNAAKALLAIAALSSSIIAAETPSLIDDFSDSDKNSFGFPRMYMNDTTTGGSTSTAQKVEDGVLLASGEIAPPRGQPGWASMVLLLSADGTPVDLSAYQGVRLKVKQSQGMLSLSVNSSEVKNYDYHAALVPYQKGDQLQEITIPFSSLKRAWSEQTKLNPQTIQSISLVSVGMQKGPFAYEIDEISFY
- a CDS encoding VOC family protein, translating into MKLGAFSVSLSVKDIAASRRFYEALGFKEVGGKQEQNWLIMRNEGTTIGLFQDMFEKNSLTFNPGWTSAGDELETFEDVRSIQRRLKEAGLPLVAEADETTSGPAHLIVVDPDGNPVLIDQHV